The nucleotide sequence CCAACATGCTGCTTTCACCGCGGGTTGCGCTCGAGATATTGCGCGCACATGGCGTCGCCGCCTGCACCGACGTGACCGGTTTCGGCGTGCTCGGGCATCTGCAGGAGATGTTGCGTGCATCGGAGATCGGCGCCCACCTGCGACCGGCGGCGATTCCGGTGCTGCCCGGCGCCCACCAGTGTCTTGCGCGCGGCTACCGCAGTTCCCTGCATCACGCCAACCGCATATACCTCGACTCGCTGACCGAGCGGATCGAGTCGTCAAAGGACACCGACCTGCTGCTCGACCCGCAGACCGCTGGCGGCCTGCTCGCCGCGGTGCCCGCGGAGCAGGCCGAACGCTGCGTGGCGGCGCTGCAGGGGGCTGGCTATCCGGATGCGGCAATCATCGCGGCCTGCGATCCGCAGATCAGCGCGGGGCGTGTCGCGCTGTGTTGAGACACCACTCGCGCACCGCGTCATATTCGCCCCGACACACCACCCGCGCACTCGATTTCTGCAGCTGGTACTCGTACATCGGATCGTAATATTCGCGCAGCAGCAATTCGATCCAGGCACGGTGCGCGGCGTCATCGCCACCGCATGATTGCTGGTCGAGCGCCTCCTGCATGAGCTGCCGCGCCACGCGAAAACGCTCGTCACCGAGACGGCGCGCGATACGTCCCAGGCTCGCCAGCAACTGCTCGCCGAAGCGCGCGAAGCCGCCCTGCGGATCGCGCTGCCGGTAAACTGCCATGTCCGCACCGATGTAATCGCGCAGGATCTGCCCGATACGAAAATCCAACGGCATTTCCACGATCACCAATGGCGCTGTCCGCATCGCCTGGTACAGATCGAGGGGAATCGACATCGCCCCGATCTGGCGGCTTTCGTCCTCGAGAAACAATGGCGCGCCGGGCCGCGCATGACGCTGGCGCAGCAGCGCCAGCGCCAGCGCGTTCTCGAAATCGATCTGAGCCGGAGGTGCGTCGGCGCGGCGCCCGAAGCTGGAGCCCCGGTGGCGCGCAAAACCCTCGAGATCCACTCCGCCCGGCAGCGAATTCACCAGATCGGTCTTGGCCGAGCCGGTGCGCCCGCCAATCACGTAGAGGGGCTCCCGGGGCGAAGGTGCAGCAAGTTCGGCAAGCAATCGCCGGCGCAAGGCCTTGAATCCCCCCTCGACCAGGGGAACCGGGTGCCCGGCCGCGGCCATCCATTGGGTCGCCAGCCGCGAGCGCAAGCCACCGCGCCAGCAGTAGAGGATGGCATCGGGATAGGTGCGGGCAAATGCGCACCAGCGCTCGATGCGCTGCACCTTCAACGCCCCGCTGACCAACTCGTGTCCAAGCTCGATCGCCGCCTGCTGCCCGCGCGTCTTGTAGCAGAGTCCGATCTGTTCGCGTTCGCGGGTATCGAGGATCGGCAGATTCACGGCACCGGGTATCGAGCCGTGCGCAAACTCGATTTCGGAACGCACATCGATGAACGGAGTACTCGCCAGCAACAGGGCGTCGAATTCCTCGGCGGCAATATTCAATGGCTCCATCCAGGTCACTGCTCCGCCAGTTGGCGGGTAGTCCAACCGGCGCCGGCGATGCTACGCTGCACTCTTGGCATTGACAATGTGCGTGGTGCGCAGCTTGGGGTTGATTCGACCCCGCAACACGGTACTGCGGAGAGGTAGCACGGCGCTCCATTGAGCTTGTTGCAAACAATTCTCATTTACGATTAAACTCAATCCATGAAACAACCAGAAACCAGCTTCGCGACGTTGGAACGCGGTGACCGGGCCGCGGTGCTTGGCTTTGGTGCAATGCCCGAATACTACCGCAACCGGTTGCTCAGCATGGGTCTCACCCCCGGTACCGAGTTCCTGGTCGAGCGCCGTGCACCGCTCGGTGATCCGGTCGAAATCAGCCTGCGCGGCTTCCGGCTCAGCCTGCGCCGCGCGGAAGCAGCCCAACTGAGGGTCTTGAGGCTGTGAACCGCCCGTACACGATCGCCCTGGTAGGCAACCCCAACTGCGGCAAGACCACGCTGTTCAATCGCCTGACCGGCACCCACCAGGCGGTCGGCAACTGGCCCGGCGTCACGGTCGAGCGCAAGACCGGACGATTCGTGCATGCCGGCGCGCACTATGACGTGGTCGACCTGCCCGGCACCTTTTCGCTGCACGTCTCGCCCGGCGAGGACTCACTGGACCAGCAGATCGCCCAGGGCTATGTGCTGTCTCGGGAAGCGGATCTGATCATCAACATCATTGATGCCTCGAGCGTGGAGCGCGGCCTCTACCTCAGTTCGCAGATTTTCGATGCCAGCATCCCGGTGGTGGTTGCACTGAACATGATGGATGTGGCTCACGGTCAGGGCATCCACGTCGATCCCTACCGGCTCGCCGAGGGTCTGGGCTGCCCGGTGGTGCCGCTGGTCGCGAGCCGTGGTGACGGCATCGGCGCGCTGATGGACGTGGTCGGCAGCCAGCTGCTGGGCCGCCAGCCGGCGCCGGCGCGACAGCCTCTCGACGCCCCGATCGAAAGCGCGCTGCTGCGCGTTCAGGCCGCGCTCGACACGAGCAATGCCGGGCCAAATGGCCGCCTGCTGGCCGCCGCATTGCTCGAGCGCGATGCCGCGGTGCTGGCGCGACTCGGCGAATCCGAGCGTGCCGCGGCGCTGACGATCGTGGGCGAACTCGAAACCCAGCTTGGAGCGAGCGCCGGCGATGCCCTGATCGCGGCACGCTACCGTGCGATCGGTGACCTCACCGCACAGGCAGTGCACCGCGATCCGGGCCACCGCTTCAACCTCACCGACTGGCTCGACCGCGTGCTGCTCGACCGCTGGCTGGCGTTTCCGCTGTTTCTCGGTGTCATGTACCTGATGTTCATGCTCACGATCAACGTGGGCGGTGCGTTCACCGATTTTTTCAATATCACGGCCGGCGCGCTGTTCGTCGAAGTGCCGCGTCGCCTGCTCGAGGCGGTCGGACTGCCCGCCTGGCTGGTCACGGCAATTGCCGACGGCGTGGGCGGTGGCGTACAGCTGGTGTGCAGCTTCATACCGGTGATCGCCACGCTGTTCCTGTTCCAGAGTTTTCTGGAAGACTCGGGCTACATGGCGCGCGCTGCGTTCATCCTCGACCGCCTGATGCGCGCCGTCGGACTGCCGGGAAAGTCCTTCGTGCCACTGATCGTGGGTTTCGGCTGCAACGTGCCGGCGGTGATGGCAACGCGCAGCCTCGACACCCACCAGGACCGCCTGCTGACCTCGATGATGGCGCCGTTCATGTCCTGCGGTGCACGGCTGACGGTCTATGCCCTCTTCGCTGCAGCGATATTTCCCCGCAACGGCCAGAATGTGGTGTTCGCTCTGTACCTGATCGGCATCGCTCTCGCCATAATCACCGGCTTGCTGATCCGTCGCGGCTTGCTCAACCGCGACCTGTCACCGTTTCTGCTCGAACTGCCGGCGTATCACGTCCCCACACTGCGCAGCCTGATGCTCCATACCTGGCACCGGCTGAAGGGCTTCGTGATGCGCGCCGGCAAGGCCATCGTGCTGGTGGTGCTGGTGCTCAATTTCGTGAACTCGATCGGCACCGACGGGAGCTACGGCAACCAGAATACCGAGCGCTCGATGCTCTCGGCCGTGGGCAAGGCGATCACGCCGCTGTTCGCACCGATCGGCATCACCGAGGAAAACTGGCCAGCCACGGTCGGCATCTTCAGCGGCGTCTTTGCCAAGGAAGTGGTGGTCGGCACTCTCGACGCACTGTACACCAACATGGCGCGCGAACCGGGCTCGAGCACCGGAGCGGCGAATATCGGGGCAATGTTGAGTGAAGCCATCGATTCAGTCGGAACAAACCTGGGAGAGCTCGGCGAGCGCCTCGCTGATCCGCTCGGCCTGTCGCTCGGCAATCTCGATGACCGCGACATCGCGGCGGCAGACCAGCAGGTGCACGTGGGCACGCTCGGCCTGATGGCACAATTGTTCGACGGACCGCTCGGCGCGTTCAGCTACATCCTGTTCGTGCTGCTGTACATGCCCTGTGTCGCGACACTCGGTGCCATCTACAAGGAACTCGGCGGCTTCTGGGCGTTTTTCTCCGCGACCTGGAATACCGTGATTGCCTATACGCTGGCGGTGGCCTGCTATCAGGGTGGACGCATTGCGAGCGATCCGCTTGCAGCGGGCCTGTGGCTCGTTTTCTGCGCGCTGCTGCTGAGCGGTTGCTATCTGTGGCTGATGCACCTCGGACGCCGGCGCGCCGCGAGCGGAACACTGATCCCGGTCGTCAACCTCTGATTTTCAGCCGCGTCGCCAGACCGATCCCTCGCGGGTGTCCTCGATCACGATGCCACGCTCACCGAGCTGCGCGCGAATCGCGTCGGCGCGGGCGAAATCTCCGGCTTTCTTGGCCGTGTTGCGTTGCTGCACCAGTTCATCGATCGCGTCATCCTCCGTATCGGCCCCGCCACCGCGGCGAAACAGCCGCGGATCTTCCGCCAGTATCCCGAACACCGCGCCAAACCCCTTGAGATCGGCGGCAAGGCTGCGCGCCCGCGCAAGGCCGTCGCGCGCCGCGCTGTTCAGTTCACGAACCAGCTCGTACATCACCGCCAGCGCCTCGGGGGTATTGAAATCCTCGTCCATTGCCGCGCAAAAGCGCGCGGCGTAATCGCTCGATTCAAGGGTGCTCCGGTCGGAGGGCTCGACATCGCCGAAATCACGCAATGCCGCGTAGAAGCGCTCCAGCGCCGCCTGCGCACCCTGCAGGCTCTGCTGCGAATAATTGATCGGACTGCGGTAATGGCTCGCGATCAGCAGGTAGCGCACCACCTCCGGACGGAAGCGTGCGAGTACCTCGCGGATCGTGAAAAAATTGCCGAGCGATTTCGACATCTTCTCGTTGTCGATACGCAACGCCCCGACATGCATCCAGTAATTGGCAAAGCACTTTCCTGTCGCCGCCTCGGACTGCGCAATCTCGTTCTCGTGGTGCGGGAATACCAGATCGGGTCCGCCACCGTGGATATCCAGGGTTTCGCCGAGACAATTCATCGCCATCGCCGAACACTCGATATGCCAGCCCGGGCGCCCCGCGCCCCAGGGCGACGGCCAGCTCGCCTCGCCCGCGCGCGCCGCCTTCCACAACACGAAATCGCGCGGGTCCTCCTTGTCCTCGCCGATCTCGACCCGCGCACCGGCAATCAGCTCGTCCGGCACCTTGCCCGACAGTTTTCCGTAGCCGGGAAAGCGCATCACCCGGTAGTACACATCGCCATTGGCGGCGCGATAGGCAAAGCCGCGCTCGACCAGGCGTGCGGTGATCGCGATGATTTCCCCGATATGCGCGGTCGCACGCGGTTCGCGATCGGGCGGGATGTTGCCGAGGGCACGCTCGTCCTCGTGCATCGCCTCGATGAAGCGCGCGCTCAGCACATCGAAGGCCTCGCCGTTCTCGCTCGCGCGGCGCAGTATCTTGTCATCGATATCGGTGATGTTGCGCACGTAGTCGAGCTGCCAGCCGCGAAAGCGCAGATAACGCGCGATCACGTCGAATCCGACCAGCAGGCGTGCGTGCCCGAGGTGACAGTAGTCGTAGACCGTGATGCCACACACGTACATGCCGATGCGTCCCGGTACCAGCGGGCGGAAGTCCTCGATGCGGCGGCTCAGGGTATTGTAGATGCGCAATCCCATCTCACTTGCTCCTGTCGGCCCATGAATCGCGCAGGCTGATGGTGCGGTTGAACACCATCGCGGCTTTGGTTCCCGCACGCGGATCCCGGCAGAAATAGCCTTCACGCTCGAACTGGAAATGATCCTCCGTCGTCGCCGCCGCGAGGCCCGGCTCGGCCTTGCAGCCGGTGAGGATCTCGAGACTGTGCTGATTCAGATTGTCGAGGAAACCGCTCGCGCCGGCATCCGGCGCGGCATCGCGGAACAGTCGATCGTAGAGACGCACTTCGCAATCGAGCGCATCGCGCGCCGACACCCAGTGGATCACACCCTTGACCTTGCGCCCGTCCGCCGGGTTGTTGCCGAGGGTTTGCGGATCGTAGGTGCAAAGCAGCTCGCTGATGTTGCCATCGGCATCGCGCAGCACCTCGTCGGCGCGGATCACGTAGGCGTTGCGCAAACGCACCTCGGCACCCAGCACCAGGCGCTTGAAATCCTTTTCCGCCGCGACCCGGAAATCCTCGCGGTCGATGTACAGCTCGCGGCAGAAAGGCAACACCCGCTGCCCGAGTTCGTTGCGCGAGGGGTGCGCGGGCACCCGCAGCGCTTCGCTGTCCTGCCCGGGATAGTTGCTCAGGGTGATCTTCAACGGCCGCAGCACGCACATCGCCCGCGGCGCATTCTTGTCGAGATCGTCGCGAATGCAGAATTCCAGAGTCGCCAGGTCCACGATGCCGTCGGAACGGCTGACCCCGGTACGCTCGACAAAGTCGCGTATCGCCTGCGGGCGTACCCCGCGTCGGCGCAAGCCGGAAATCGTCGGCATGCGCGGATCGTCCCAGCCCTCGACATGCTTTTCCTCGACCAGCTGGCGCAACTTGCGCTTGCTGGTGACCGTGTAGCTGAGATTCAGGCGCCCGAATTCATATTGACGCGGACGACTCGGCACCGGCAGATGCTCGATGAACCAGTCATAGAGCGGACGATGATCCTCGAATTCCAGGGTGCAGATCGAATGCGAGATATGTTCTATCGCATCTTCCTGGCCATGCGCGAAGTCATAGGACGGAAAGATGTGCCAGTCACCGCCGGTGCGGTGATGCCACGCATGCTTTACCCGGTAGAGCACCGGATCACGCATGTTCAGGTTCGGCGAGCTCATGTCGATGCGCGCACGCAAGGTCATCCGCCCTTCCCCGATCTCGCCGCTCCGCATCCGTTCGAGCAACGCCAGGCTTTCGTCACTGCCCCGGTCGCGGAACGGGCTGTTGCGGCCGGGCTCGGTCAGGGTGCCGCGATAACTGCGCATTTCCTCGGGTCCAAGTTCGCATACATAGGCCAGGCCCGCGCGCACCAGGTGCTGCGCCCAGGCATACAGCATCGGAAAATAATCGCTGGCAAAACGCACTGCGCCGTTCCATTCGAAGCCGAGCCAGCGTACATCCTCGGTGATCGAATCGACGTACTCGAGTTCCTCGGTGGACGGATTGGTGTCATCGAAGCGCAGGTTGCAGGTGCCACCGAACTCGGCGGCGAGACCGAAGTTCACACAGATCGACTTTGCATGACCGATGTGAAGATAACCGTTGGGCTCGGGTGGAAAGCGGGTTGCGACCGCCGCGACACGCTTGCTTGCAATGTCCTCGCGAATGATGGTGCGCAGAAAGTGGGATGGTTTTGCGGAATCGGTCATCGCGGGGGCCGGTGTCTGGATCGAGCCGGCGATTATAGCGATGCGCCACTGCACGATAAACCGAGCGCGCCGGGGCGGCAGGCGCAATTTTCACGCGTATCGGGCCTGAACCGGAGCCGCTGTCCGCGCATCCCGAGGTGCCTGCGGCGGATCGGTCACGGCCCGGCACGCCTGTTCCGGGGTAGGTGCGCAGCGCAAAACCCGATATGATTGCGCCCTCTTTTTTCCCCACCTATGGTGCAAACGATGGTTACTCTCCACACGAACATGGGCGATATCACCCTGGAACTCGACGCCGCGAAGGCGCCCAAGACGGTCGAGAATTTTCTCGCCTATGCGCGCGATGGCTTCTTCGACGGCACCATTTTCCACCGCGTGATCGGCAATTTCATGATCCAGGGCGGCGGCATGACTGCGGACATGAAGCAGAAGCCTACCCGCGCGCCGGTCGACAACGAGGCCAACAACGGCCTGAAGAACAGCATCGGCACCGTGGCGATGGCGCGCACCAACGATCCGCACTCCGCCACCGCGCAATTCTTCATCAACGTCGCGGACAACGAATTCCTGAACCACAAGGCACCAACCGGCCAGGGCTGGGGCTATGCGGTGTTCGGCAAGGTCAGCAGCGGCATGGACGTGGTCGAGCGGATAAAGGGCGTGCCGACCGGAACCAGTGGCCATCACCAGGACGTGCCGCAGGATCCGGTAGTCATCGAGCGCGTCAGCGTCGATTGAGCCGCGCGCGATCCGCATGGGCAGCCTGTTCATCGCGGATCTTCATCTGTGCGAGACGCACCCACGGGTCACGCGGGCGTTTCCGGATTTCCTGGGCAACGCGGCACCCGGATTCGACTCGCTCTACATACTCGGCGACCTGTTCGGATACACGGCCACACACACCGGCCCGGTTGCCATGAATGCGAGGCCGGGACCCGTAACGTTACCGGGGACTGGGACCTGCAGGGCAGGTATATCGAGTGGCCGAACGGCGGCGCGCCGCAACTCCGGAGTTTCGCGCTGCCCGCTGCCGCTTGGCCCTTGCGCGCCATGGTCGAATTAACACCGGCGCGGGGGCTGCATTATACTGCCGCTGCTACCCTGAACGCGGCACGCAAGGTGCTGATATCCCGCCGCTACCAACGAGGAGTGAATCCGTGCTCGAAGCTTATCGTGAACATGTACAGGAACGTGCAACCCAGGGCATCGTACCCAAGCCCCTCGGTCCCGAGTGGACTGCGCAGCTGGTCGAACTGCTGAAGAACCCGCCGGCCGGCGAGGAAGCCTTCCTGCTCGACCTGATCAGCAACCGGGTGCCGCCGGGCGTGGACGAAGCCGCGTATGTGAAGGCAGCATTTCTCAGCGCCATCGTGAACCGCGAGATCAGCTGCCCGTTGATCGATCGCGCCCGGGCCATCGAGTTGCTCGGCAACATGCTCGGTGGCTACAACATCGCAACCCTGGTCGCCGCGCTCGACGATACCGAGCTCAGCACGCTCGCGGCAACACAGCTGAAGGGCACCCTGCTGATGTTCGATGCTTTCCACGATGTAGTCGAAAAACACAAGGCCGGCAATGTGCATGCCAGTGAGGTGCTGAAATCCTGGGCAGAAGGCGAATGGTTCACCAGCCGCCCCGCCGTGCCCGAGTCGATCCGCAGCACCGTGTTCAAGGTGAGCGGCGAAACCAATACCGACGATCTCTCGCCGGCACCCGATGCCTGGAGCAGGCCCGATATTCCGCTGCACGCGCTGGCGATGTTCAAGATGCGCCGCGACGGCATCGAACCCGATGAGCACGGCAGCATCGGCCCGATCAGATTGATCGGGCAATTGCAGAAGAAGGGCTATCCCATCGCCTTTGTGGGCGATGTGGTCGGCACCGGCTCGAGCCGCAAATCCGCCACCAACTCGGTGCTGTGGTATTTCGGCGACGATATGCCGGGCGTGCCGAACAAGCGCTCGGGCGGGTTGTGCATCGGCGGCAAGGTTGCGCCGATTTTTTTCAACACGATGGAAGATGCCGGAGCACTGGTGTTCGAGGCGCCGGTCGACAAGCTGGGCATGGGTGATGTGATCGAGGTGCGTCCCTACGAGG is from Gammaproteobacteria bacterium and encodes:
- a CDS encoding cysteine--tRNA ligase gives rise to the protein MGLRIYNTLSRRIEDFRPLVPGRIGMYVCGITVYDYCHLGHARLLVGFDVIARYLRFRGWQLDYVRNITDIDDKILRRASENGEAFDVLSARFIEAMHEDERALGNIPPDREPRATAHIGEIIAITARLVERGFAYRAANGDVYYRVMRFPGYGKLSGKVPDELIAGARVEIGEDKEDPRDFVLWKAARAGEASWPSPWGAGRPGWHIECSAMAMNCLGETLDIHGGGPDLVFPHHENEIAQSEAATGKCFANYWMHVGALRIDNEKMSKSLGNFFTIREVLARFRPEVVRYLLIASHYRSPINYSQQSLQGAQAALERFYAALRDFGDVEPSDRSTLESSDYAARFCAAMDEDFNTPEALAVMYELVRELNSAARDGLARARSLAADLKGFGAVFGILAEDPRLFRRGGGADTEDDAIDELVQQRNTAKKAGDFARADAIRAQLGERGIVIEDTREGSVWRRG
- a CDS encoding ferrous iron transport protein A, whose translation is MKQPETSFATLERGDRAAVLGFGAMPEYYRNRLLSMGLTPGTEFLVERRAPLGDPVEISLRGFRLSLRRAEAAQLRVLRL
- a CDS encoding glutamine--tRNA ligase/YqeY domain fusion protein, encoding MTDSAKPSHFLRTIIREDIASKRVAAVATRFPPEPNGYLHIGHAKSICVNFGLAAEFGGTCNLRFDDTNPSTEELEYVDSITEDVRWLGFEWNGAVRFASDYFPMLYAWAQHLVRAGLAYVCELGPEEMRSYRGTLTEPGRNSPFRDRGSDESLALLERMRSGEIGEGRMTLRARIDMSSPNLNMRDPVLYRVKHAWHHRTGGDWHIFPSYDFAHGQEDAIEHISHSICTLEFEDHRPLYDWFIEHLPVPSRPRQYEFGRLNLSYTVTSKRKLRQLVEEKHVEGWDDPRMPTISGLRRRGVRPQAIRDFVERTGVSRSDGIVDLATLEFCIRDDLDKNAPRAMCVLRPLKITLSNYPGQDSEALRVPAHPSRNELGQRVLPFCRELYIDREDFRVAAEKDFKRLVLGAEVRLRNAYVIRADEVLRDADGNISELLCTYDPQTLGNNPADGRKVKGVIHWVSARDALDCEVRLYDRLFRDAAPDAGASGFLDNLNQHSLEILTGCKAEPGLAAATTEDHFQFEREGYFCRDPRAGTKAAMVFNRTISLRDSWADRSK
- the mnmH gene encoding tRNA 2-selenouridine(34) synthase MnmH; amino-acid sequence: MEPLNIAAEEFDALLLASTPFIDVRSEIEFAHGSIPGAVNLPILDTREREQIGLCYKTRGQQAAIELGHELVSGALKVQRIERWCAFARTYPDAILYCWRGGLRSRLATQWMAAAGHPVPLVEGGFKALRRRLLAELAAPSPREPLYVIGGRTGSAKTDLVNSLPGGVDLEGFARHRGSSFGRRADAPPAQIDFENALALALLRQRHARPGAPLFLEDESRQIGAMSIPLDLYQAMRTAPLVIVEMPLDFRIGQILRDYIGADMAVYRQRDPQGGFARFGEQLLASLGRIARRLGDERFRVARQLMQEALDQQSCGGDDAAHRAWIELLLREYYDPMYEYQLQKSSARVVCRGEYDAVREWCLNTARHAPR
- the feoB gene encoding Fe(2+) transporter permease subunit FeoB, with protein sequence MNRPYTIALVGNPNCGKTTLFNRLTGTHQAVGNWPGVTVERKTGRFVHAGAHYDVVDLPGTFSLHVSPGEDSLDQQIAQGYVLSREADLIINIIDASSVERGLYLSSQIFDASIPVVVALNMMDVAHGQGIHVDPYRLAEGLGCPVVPLVASRGDGIGALMDVVGSQLLGRQPAPARQPLDAPIESALLRVQAALDTSNAGPNGRLLAAALLERDAAVLARLGESERAAALTIVGELETQLGASAGDALIAARYRAIGDLTAQAVHRDPGHRFNLTDWLDRVLLDRWLAFPLFLGVMYLMFMLTINVGGAFTDFFNITAGALFVEVPRRLLEAVGLPAWLVTAIADGVGGGVQLVCSFIPVIATLFLFQSFLEDSGYMARAAFILDRLMRAVGLPGKSFVPLIVGFGCNVPAVMATRSLDTHQDRLLTSMMAPFMSCGARLTVYALFAAAIFPRNGQNVVFALYLIGIALAIITGLLIRRGLLNRDLSPFLLELPAYHVPTLRSLMLHTWHRLKGFVMRAGKAIVLVVLVLNFVNSIGTDGSYGNQNTERSMLSAVGKAITPLFAPIGITEENWPATVGIFSGVFAKEVVVGTLDALYTNMAREPGSSTGAANIGAMLSEAIDSVGTNLGELGERLADPLGLSLGNLDDRDIAAADQQVHVGTLGLMAQLFDGPLGAFSYILFVLLYMPCVATLGAIYKELGGFWAFFSATWNTVIAYTLAVACYQGGRIASDPLAAGLWLVFCALLLSGCYLWLMHLGRRRAASGTLIPVVNL
- a CDS encoding peptidyl-prolyl cis-trans isomerase, whose amino-acid sequence is MVTLHTNMGDITLELDAAKAPKTVENFLAYARDGFFDGTIFHRVIGNFMIQGGGMTADMKQKPTRAPVDNEANNGLKNSIGTVAMARTNDPHSATAQFFINVADNEFLNHKAPTGQGWGYAVFGKVSSGMDVVERIKGVPTGTSGHHQDVPQDPVVIERVSVD